From Streptomyces sp. Edi4, one genomic window encodes:
- the gnd gene encoding phosphogluconate dehydrogenase (NAD(+)-dependent, decarboxylating): MELGLVGLGKMGGNMRERIRRAGHTVIGYDRNPDVADVHSLKELVDSLKGPRVVWVMVPAGAATQSTIDELGELLSPGDIVVDGGNSRWTDDEKHAVELGLKDIGFVDCGVSGGVWGLENGYALMYGGDAENVAKVQPIFDALKPEGDFGAVHAGKVGSGHFSKMVHNGIEYAMMQAYAEGWELLEKVDSVTDVREVFRSWQEGTVIRSWLLDLAVNALDDDEHLDKLKGFAQDSGEGRWTVEAAIDNAVPLPAITASLFARFASRQDDSPQMKMIAALRNQFGGHAVESK; encoded by the coding sequence ATGGAGCTCGGTCTCGTCGGCCTCGGCAAAATGGGCGGCAACATGCGCGAGCGCATCCGCCGCGCGGGCCACACCGTCATCGGTTACGACCGCAACCCGGACGTCGCCGATGTCCACAGCCTCAAGGAGCTTGTGGACAGTCTCAAGGGCCCGCGCGTTGTGTGGGTGATGGTCCCCGCGGGTGCGGCGACGCAGTCCACCATCGACGAGCTCGGCGAGCTCCTGTCGCCCGGAGACATCGTCGTCGACGGCGGCAACTCCCGCTGGACGGACGACGAGAAGCACGCCGTCGAGCTGGGTCTCAAGGACATCGGCTTCGTGGACTGCGGCGTCTCGGGCGGCGTCTGGGGCCTGGAGAACGGCTACGCGCTGATGTACGGCGGCGACGCCGAGAACGTCGCGAAGGTGCAGCCGATCTTCGACGCGCTCAAGCCCGAGGGCGACTTCGGCGCGGTCCATGCCGGCAAGGTCGGCTCCGGCCACTTCTCGAAGATGGTCCACAACGGCATCGAGTACGCCATGATGCAGGCCTACGCCGAGGGCTGGGAGCTCCTGGAGAAGGTCGACTCGGTCACCGACGTCCGCGAGGTGTTCCGCAGCTGGCAGGAGGGCACGGTCATCCGTTCCTGGCTGCTCGACCTCGCGGTCAACGCCCTGGACGACGACGAGCACCTGGACAAGCTCAAGGGCTTCGCGCAGGACTCCGGCGAGGGCCGGTGGACGGTGGAGGCGGCCATCGACAACGCCGTGCCGCTTCCCGCGATCACCGCCTCGCTGTTCGCCCGCTTCGCGTCCCGTCAGGACGACTCCCCGCAGATGAAGATGATCGCCGCGCTGCGCAACCAGTTCGGCGGCCACGCGGTCGAGTCCAAGTAG
- the dnaN gene encoding DNA polymerase III subunit beta, which translates to MKIRVERDVLAEAVAWVARSLPARPPAPVLAGLLLKAEDGALSFSSFDYEVSARVSVDAEVDEDGTVLVSGRLLADICRALPNRPVEISTDGVRATVVCGSSRFTLHTLPVEEYPALPQMPTATGTVPGEVFASAAAQVAIAAGRDDTLPVLTGVRIEIEGETVTLASTDRYRFAVREFLWKPENPDASAVALVPAKTLLDTAKALTSGDTVTLALSGSGAGEGLIGFEGAGRRTTTRLLEGDLPKYRTLFPTEFNSVAVIETAPFVEAVKRVSLVAERNTPVRLSFEQGVLILEAGSSDDAQAVERVDAGLEGDDISIAFNPTFLLDGLSAIDSPVAQLAFTTSTKPALLSGKPAPDAEADDAYKYLIMPVRLSG; encoded by the coding sequence GTGAAGATCCGGGTGGAGCGCGATGTACTCGCGGAGGCGGTGGCCTGGGTGGCCCGCAGCCTCCCGGCCCGTCCGCCCGCGCCCGTACTCGCGGGCCTTCTTCTGAAGGCGGAGGACGGCGCGCTCAGCTTCTCCAGCTTCGACTACGAGGTCTCGGCGCGGGTCTCGGTCGACGCCGAGGTCGACGAGGACGGCACGGTGCTCGTCTCCGGCCGCCTCCTGGCCGACATCTGCCGTGCCCTGCCCAACCGGCCGGTGGAGATTTCCACAGACGGTGTACGAGCCACCGTGGTCTGCGGCTCGTCGCGCTTCACCCTCCACACCCTGCCGGTGGAGGAGTACCCGGCACTGCCGCAGATGCCGACGGCCACGGGCACCGTTCCCGGTGAGGTCTTCGCCTCGGCCGCCGCGCAGGTCGCCATCGCGGCCGGCCGTGACGACACGCTGCCCGTCCTGACCGGTGTGCGCATCGAGATCGAGGGCGAGACGGTCACGCTGGCCTCCACCGACCGCTACCGCTTCGCGGTCCGCGAGTTCCTGTGGAAGCCCGAGAACCCGGACGCCTCGGCGGTCGCCCTGGTGCCCGCCAAGACGCTCCTTGACACCGCCAAGGCGCTCACCAGCGGCGACACGGTCACCCTCGCGCTCTCGGGCTCCGGCGCGGGCGAAGGCCTGATCGGCTTCGAGGGCGCGGGCCGGCGCACCACCACCCGCCTGCTCGAAGGTGATCTGCCGAAGTACCGCACCCTGTTCCCGACCGAGTTCAACTCGGTCGCGGTGATCGAGACCGCCCCGTTCGTCGAGGCCGTCAAGCGTGTGTCCCTGGTGGCCGAGCGCAACACCCCGGTGCGGCTCAGCTTCGAGCAGGGCGTCCTCATCCTGGAGGCGGGCTCCAGCGACGACGCACAGGCTGTGGAGAGGGTCGACGCCGGCCTTGAGGGTGACGACATCTCGATCGCCTTCAACCCGACCTTCCTGCTCGACGGCCTGAGCGCCATCGACTCCCCGGTCGCCCAGCTGGCCTTCACCACCTCGACCAAGCCGGCGCTCCTCAGCGGCAAGCCCGCGCCGGACGCCGAGGCGGACGACGCCTACAAGTACCTGATCATGCCGGTGCGTCTTTCCGGCTGA
- the dnaA gene encoding chromosomal replication initiator protein DnaA, protein MADVPADLAAVWPRVLEHLLGEGQQGIEPKDKQWIERCQPLALVADTALLAVPNEWGKRVLEGRLAPLISETLSRECGRTIRIAITVDDSVGEPAPPAPQQPSSQQQRYQDDPYGRPADDGLPTVRPAYPGEYQQRPEPGAWPRAQEDLWQQPRLGGFQDRDSSGEQWREPYGAGRPQQPQHDYRSPQLPERGPYDQDRGQYDQDRGQYEQPKPPSYGQQRHEQRPERRELPEGQPPQRGGSGHLAPSPSGGAPAKGGPGEPHARLNPKYLFDTFVIGSSNRFAHAAAVAVAEAPAKAYNPLFIYGESGLGKTHLLHAIGHYARSLYPGTRVRYVSSEEFTNEFINSIRDGKGDTFRKRYRDVDILLVDDIQFLASKESTQEEFFHTFNTLHNANKQIVLSSDRPPKQLMTLEDRLRNRFEWGLTTDVQPPELETRIAILRKKAVQEQLNAPPEVLEFIASRISRNIRELEGALIRVTAFASLNRQPVDLGLTEIVLKDLIPGGEDAAPEITASAIMAATADYFGLTVEDLCGSSRSRVLVTARQIAMYLCRELTDLSLPKIGAQFGGRDHTTVMHADRKIRALMAERRSIYNQVTELTNRIKNG, encoded by the coding sequence GTGGCTGACGTACCTGCCGATCTTGCCGCAGTGTGGCCACGAGTGCTGGAGCATCTCCTCGGGGAGGGGCAGCAGGGCATCGAGCCCAAGGACAAACAGTGGATCGAGCGCTGCCAGCCGCTCGCGCTCGTGGCCGACACCGCGCTGCTGGCCGTCCCCAATGAATGGGGCAAGCGGGTCCTCGAGGGCCGGCTCGCGCCGCTGATCAGCGAGACCCTGAGCCGCGAGTGCGGCCGCACCATCCGGATCGCGATCACCGTCGACGACTCGGTGGGCGAGCCCGCGCCGCCCGCCCCCCAACAGCCCTCGTCGCAGCAGCAGCGCTACCAGGACGACCCCTACGGCCGCCCCGCCGACGACGGCCTGCCCACCGTCCGGCCCGCCTACCCGGGCGAGTACCAGCAGCGCCCCGAACCGGGCGCCTGGCCGCGCGCCCAGGAGGATCTGTGGCAGCAGCCCCGGCTCGGCGGCTTCCAGGACCGCGACTCCTCGGGCGAGCAGTGGCGCGAGCCCTACGGCGCCGGCCGCCCCCAGCAGCCCCAGCACGACTACCGCTCCCCCCAGCTGCCCGAGCGCGGCCCGTACGACCAGGACCGGGGCCAGTACGACCAGGACCGCGGTCAGTACGAGCAGCCCAAGCCCCCCTCGTACGGGCAGCAGCGCCACGAGCAGCGGCCCGAGCGGCGTGAGCTCCCGGAAGGACAGCCTCCCCAGCGCGGTGGCTCGGGCCATCTCGCGCCGTCACCCTCCGGCGGCGCGCCCGCGAAGGGCGGCCCCGGCGAGCCGCACGCGCGGCTGAACCCGAAGTACCTCTTCGACACCTTCGTCATCGGCTCGTCGAACCGGTTCGCGCACGCCGCGGCCGTCGCGGTCGCCGAAGCGCCGGCCAAGGCGTACAACCCCCTGTTCATCTACGGCGAGTCGGGCCTCGGCAAGACGCACCTCCTGCACGCGATCGGCCACTACGCGCGCAGCCTGTACCCCGGCACCCGGGTGCGGTACGTGAGCTCCGAGGAGTTCACCAACGAGTTCATCAACTCCATCCGCGACGGCAAGGGCGACACCTTCCGCAAGCGTTACCGCGATGTCGACATCCTGCTGGTCGACGACATCCAGTTCCTGGCGAGCAAGGAGTCGACGCAGGAGGAGTTCTTCCACACCTTCAACACGCTGCACAACGCCAACAAGCAGATCGTGCTGTCCTCGGACCGGCCGCCCAAGCAGCTGATGACCCTGGAGGACCGGCTGCGCAACCGGTTCGAGTGGGGGCTGACCACCGATGTGCAGCCGCCCGAGCTGGAGACGCGTATCGCGATCCTCCGTAAGAAGGCGGTGCAGGAGCAGCTCAACGCCCCGCCGGAGGTGCTCGAGTTCATCGCGTCCCGGATCTCGCGCAACATCCGTGAGCTGGAGGGCGCGCTGATCCGGGTGACGGCGTTCGCGTCGTTGAACCGGCAGCCGGTGGACCTCGGCCTCACCGAGATCGTCCTGAAGGACCTGATCCCCGGCGGCGAGGACGCGGCGCCCGAGATCACCGCGAGCGCCATCATGGCGGCGACGGCCGACTACTTCGGTCTGACGGTCGAGGACCTGTGCGGATCCTCGCGCAGCCGGGTCCTGGTGACGGCCCGACAGATCGCCATGTACCTGTGCCGTGAGCTCACCGACCTCTCCCTGCCCAAGATCGGGGCGCAGTTCGGCGGCCGCGACCACACGACGGTGATGCACGCCGACCGCAAGATCCGCGCGCTGATGGCGGAGCGCCGCTCCATCTACAACCAGGTCACCGAGCTCACCAACCGCATCAAGAACGGCTGA
- the rpmH gene encoding 50S ribosomal protein L34 — MSKRTFQPNNRRRAKTHGFRLRMRTRAGRAILANRRGKGRASLSA, encoded by the coding sequence GTGAGCAAGCGCACCTTCCAGCCGAACAACCGTCGCCGCGCCAAAACCCACGGCTTCCGCCTGCGGATGCGTACCCGCGCCGGCCGCGCGATTCTCGCGAACCGCCGTGGCAAGGGTCGCGCCAGCCTGTCCGCGTAA
- the rnpA gene encoding ribonuclease P protein component: MLPTENRLRRREDFATAVRRGRRAGRPLLVVHLRSGATDPHAPGESAPPTRAGFVVSKAVGVAVVRNLVKRRLRHLMRERLSQLPPGSLVVVRALPGAGDADHAQLARDLDAALARLLGGGAR; encoded by the coding sequence GTGCTGCCTACCGAGAATCGGCTGAGGCGGCGCGAGGACTTCGCGACCGCGGTTCGCCGAGGACGCCGGGCCGGTCGCCCGCTCCTCGTCGTCCATCTACGCAGCGGTGCAACGGACCCGCACGCGCCTGGGGAGAGCGCTCCCCCGACGCGTGCGGGTTTCGTTGTCAGCAAGGCCGTCGGCGTGGCTGTCGTCCGCAACCTGGTGAAGCGCAGGCTCCGCCATCTCATGCGCGAACGGCTGTCCCAGTTGCCCCCCGGTAGCCTGGTGGTCGTACGGGCATTGCCCGGTGCGGGTGATGCCGACCATGCACAGCTGGCCCGAGACCTGGACGCCGCCCTCGCGCGGCTGCTGGGAGGGGGCGCGCGATGA
- the yidD gene encoding membrane protein insertion efficiency factor YidD, which translates to MKYPLLALIKLYQWTISPLLGPVCRYYPSCSHYGYTAIDRHGAVKGTALTAWRILRCNPWSPGGVDYVPERKRPRWHEATRAAWRGDKGGQSAAETETSPAAETPPNAQGA; encoded by the coding sequence ATGAAGTACCCGCTGCTGGCCCTGATCAAGCTGTACCAGTGGACGATCAGCCCACTCCTTGGGCCCGTCTGCCGGTACTACCCGTCGTGTTCCCACTATGGATATACGGCGATCGACCGGCACGGTGCCGTCAAAGGCACCGCCCTGACCGCCTGGCGCATTCTGCGGTGCAATCCGTGGTCGCCGGGCGGTGTGGACTACGTGCCGGAGCGCAAGCGACCTCGATGGCACGAGGCGACGCGCGCTGCCTGGCGCGGCGACAAGGGCGGGCAGTCCGCCGCTGAGACCGAGACAAGCCCGGCCGCAGAGACCCCGCCCAATGCTCAAGGAGCCTGA
- the yidC gene encoding membrane protein insertase YidC, with protein sequence MDTIASLFSFITWPVSWVIVQFHKLYGAIFGPDTGWAWGLSIVSLVVLIRICLIPLFVKQIKSTRNMQALQPKMKAIQERYKSDKQRQSEEMMKLYKETGTNPLSSCLPILAQSPFFFALYHVLSGIANGKTIGVINQPLLESAQKAHIFGAPLAAKFMDSASKVEGLGATLTDVRVITAIMIVMMSASQFFTQRQLMTKNVDLTVKTPFMQQQKMLMYVFPVMFAVMGINFPVGVLVYWLTTNVWTMGQQMYVINQNPTPGSKAQAHYLDRLVKSVTQHGEVQGKRRRAVVQAIVAKGPDRNDNERKFITGLSKQGFVAQADGTVVKSDTALLEAEGGAAPKRQQPKRQTKAQRQGGATVVQQDDAAAKTSLTKDSTDAGDSAAEAPQDKRTEPQGAKPQQENKPKQGKPTAGQARAKSGQRKGQQRPKHPTKK encoded by the coding sequence GTGGACACGATTGCCAGTCTGTTCAGCTTCATCACCTGGCCTGTTTCCTGGGTCATCGTCCAGTTCCACAAGTTGTACGGCGCGATCTTCGGGCCGGACACGGGCTGGGCCTGGGGCCTGTCGATCGTGTCCCTCGTGGTGCTGATCCGTATCTGTCTGATCCCGCTCTTCGTGAAGCAGATCAAGTCGACACGGAACATGCAGGCGCTCCAGCCGAAGATGAAGGCGATCCAGGAGCGCTACAAGAGCGACAAGCAGCGTCAGTCCGAAGAGATGATGAAGCTGTACAAGGAGACGGGCACCAACCCGCTCTCCTCGTGCCTTCCGATCCTCGCTCAGTCGCCGTTCTTCTTCGCGCTGTACCACGTGCTCTCGGGCATCGCCAACGGCAAGACCATCGGCGTCATCAACCAGCCGCTCCTCGAGAGCGCCCAGAAGGCCCATATCTTCGGCGCGCCGCTGGCCGCGAAGTTCATGGACAGCGCCTCCAAGGTCGAGGGCCTTGGAGCGACGCTGACGGACGTCCGGGTCATCACCGCGATCATGATCGTGATGATGTCGGCCTCGCAGTTCTTCACCCAGCGCCAGCTGATGACGAAGAACGTGGACCTGACGGTCAAGACGCCGTTCATGCAGCAGCAGAAGATGCTGATGTACGTCTTCCCCGTCATGTTCGCCGTGATGGGCATCAACTTCCCCGTCGGTGTCCTCGTCTACTGGCTGACCACCAACGTGTGGACCATGGGCCAGCAGATGTACGTCATCAACCAGAACCCGACGCCGGGTTCCAAGGCTCAGGCGCACTACCTGGACCGGCTGGTCAAGAGCGTGACCCAGCACGGTGAGGTCCAGGGCAAGCGCCGGCGCGCCGTCGTCCAGGCGATCGTGGCCAAGGGCCCGGACCGCAACGACAACGAGCGCAAGTTCATCACCGGCCTTTCCAAGCAGGGCTTCGTGGCCCAGGCCGACGGCACCGTGGTGAAGAGCGACACGGCGCTCCTGGAGGCCGAGGGCGGCGCGGCTCCCAAGCGCCAGCAGCCCAAGCGGCAGACCAAGGCGCAGCGGCAGGGCGGCGCGACGGTGGTCCAGCAGGACGACGCGGCCGCGAAGACCTCGCTGACGAAGGACTCCACGGACGCCGGTGACTCCGCGGCCGAGGCGCCCCAGGACAAGCGGACCGAACCGCAGGGCGCCAAGCCCCAGCAGGAGAACAAGCCGAAGCAGGGCAAGCCCACCGCGGGCCAGGCACGAGCCAAGTCGGGACAGCGCAAGGGTCAGCAGCGGCCCAAGCACCCGACCAAGAAGTAA
- a CDS encoding R3H domain-containing nucleic acid-binding protein, whose translation MTEGTTAPAAEGVDTLSRLEQEGEIAADYLEGLLDIADLDGDIDMDVEADRAAVSIISDSNSRDLQKLVGRDGEVLEALQELTRLAVHRETGDRSRLMLDIGGYRAKKRTELAELGAKTAEEVKSTGAPVKLDPMTPFERKVVHDAVAAAGLRSESEGEEPQRFVVVLPA comes from the coding sequence GTGACGGAAGGCACCACCGCCCCGGCCGCTGAGGGCGTCGACACCCTCTCCCGCCTGGAGCAGGAGGGGGAGATCGCCGCCGATTACCTGGAGGGCCTGCTCGACATCGCCGACCTCGACGGCGATATCGACATGGACGTCGAGGCGGATCGAGCCGCGGTCTCGATCATCAGTGACAGCAACAGCCGTGACCTGCAGAAGCTGGTCGGCCGTGACGGTGAAGTGCTGGAGGCGCTTCAGGAGCTCACGCGCCTGGCCGTGCACCGGGAGACCGGTGACCGCAGCCGTCTGATGCTGGACATCGGGGGCTACCGGGCCAAGAAGCGCACGGAGCTCGCCGAGCTGGGCGCCAAGACTGCGGAAGAGGTCAAGAGCACCGGGGCGCCGGTGAAGCTCGACCCGATGACGCCGTTCGAGCGCAAGGTTGTGCACGACGCCGTCGCGGCCGCCGGGCTGCGCAGCGAGTCGGAGGGCGAGGAGCCGCAGCGCTTCGTCGTCGTACTGCCCGCCTGA
- the rsmG gene encoding 16S rRNA (guanine(527)-N(7))-methyltransferase RsmG, with product MTEAEAAAELPPAPDEAREVFGEFFPEAVRYAELLADAGVKRGLIGPREVPRLWERHLLNCAVLSEVVPEGVTVCDVGSGAGLPGIPLALVRPDLKITLLEPLLRRTNFLQEVVELLGLDHVTVVRGRAEEMLGKVAPVHVVTARAVAPLDRLAGWGVPLLRPYGEMLALKGDTAEEEIQGARAALSKLGVVETSVLHVGEGVVDPLSTVVRVEVGESPGGVRFAAKRAKAARTSRTRRRR from the coding sequence GTGACGGAGGCAGAGGCAGCAGCGGAGCTTCCCCCGGCGCCGGATGAGGCGCGGGAGGTGTTCGGGGAGTTCTTCCCCGAAGCCGTGCGGTATGCGGAGCTGCTCGCGGATGCGGGGGTCAAGCGCGGTCTGATCGGTCCGCGTGAGGTGCCGCGGTTGTGGGAGCGGCATCTGCTGAACTGCGCGGTGCTCTCCGAAGTCGTTCCCGAGGGCGTCACGGTGTGCGACGTCGGCTCGGGGGCGGGCCTGCCGGGCATCCCGCTGGCGCTGGTGCGCCCCGACCTGAAGATCACGCTTCTTGAGCCGCTGCTGCGGCGCACCAATTTCCTCCAGGAGGTCGTGGAGCTCCTGGGTCTGGACCACGTCACCGTGGTGCGCGGGCGGGCCGAGGAGATGCTGGGCAAGGTGGCCCCGGTCCATGTGGTGACGGCGCGCGCCGTGGCACCGCTCGACCGGTTGGCCGGCTGGGGTGTGCCGCTGCTGCGTCCCTACGGCGAAATGCTGGCGCTCAAGGGCGACACGGCCGAGGAGGAGATCCAGGGTGCGCGTGCCGCACTGAGCAAGCTCGGTGTGGTGGAGACGTCGGTGCTCCATGTCGGCGAGGGCGTGGTGGACCCGCTGTCCACGGTCGTCCGGGTAGAGGTGGGCGAGAGTCCTGGTGGTGTGCGGTTCGCCGCCAAGCGCGCCAAGGCCGCCAGGACGAGCCGTACGCGGCGCCGTCGCTGA